The Parcubacteria group bacterium CG10_big_fil_rev_8_21_14_0_10_36_14 DNA segment ATATGCTGGATGAAAATATTTTTAAAGCTTACGACATAAGAGGTGTCTATCCTGACGAGTTAAACGAAGAATCAGCCAAGAATATAGGCAGGGCTTTTATAAAATATACGCGCGCAAAAACTGTTCTCGTTGGAGAAGATGCCAGGGTTTCTACTCCGGCTCTTAGAAAAGCTATCTTATCAGCCATACAAGAAAGTGGCGCTAATATTATTTTTGCCAATCAACTAACGACACCGATGTTTTATTTTGCTGTTGTGGACTCTAAAGTAGACGCCGGCATAATGATAACAGCATCACATAATCCAGGCAAATATAATGGCTTCAAAATGGTTTGGGGTGATGCAACTCCGATTGGCGAAGGAAGCGGAATGGAAGAAATAAAAAAACTGGCAATAGAAAATATAGAAATAAAAAAATCAAAAAATAACACTCCGGGAGAAATCACAAAAATTGACATAAAAGAAAAATATATAAAAAAAATTCTCTCACTTGTTAGGATATCAGAAATAAAATCAATGAAAATATCGGTTGATGCTGGAAACGGGATGGCAGGCATCATTCTCCCCCGTCTTTTGAAACAACTTCCTCAGCTTAATGTAGAAAACTTATTTTTTGATATTGATATGTCTTTTCCGAATCACGAAGCAAACCCCGTAAAAGAAGAAACTTTAAAAACCTTGAAAAAATCTATTGAGCAATCTGACGCGCATTTTGGCGTTGCTTATGACGGAGATGCCGATAGAATTGGTTTTCTTGATGAAAATGGAGAATTTATAAGATCTGATTTCATCTTCTGCGCTATTTTACCGAAGCTTTTATCAAAATATCCTGAAAGTGCAATATTGTACGATCTACGTTGTTCAAAAATTTTGCCTGAAGAAATAAAACGTTTGGGCGGAAAACCATTAATGACTCGCGTGGGACATGCTTTTATAAAAAAACAACTCAGTGCTTCCAATGGAGCCGGCGCAGCAGAGCTTTCTAGTCATTTTTATTTTAAAGATTTTTATGGTGTTGAGTGTTCTGATCTTATGCTTTTATATCTTTTAATTATCGTAAGTGAAAATAACAAACCTCTTAGTAAAATAATAGCGCCATTTAAAAAATATATGCAGTCGGGTGAAATAAACTTTGAAGTAAAAAATAAAAATAAAAAAATAACAGAAATAAAAAATAAGTACGGTAAAAAAACAAAAAACTACAGTAACATTGACGGAATACGATTAGAATTTGAGGAAGATGGCGGACTTTGGTGGTGGTTTAATGTACGCGCTTCAAATACAGAACCGCTCCTGCGCTTAAATATTGAGGCAAACAATAAAGACTTACTTGAAAAAAAACTGGCAGAACTCACAGAAATAATTGAAAAATAGTATTTTATATTCCGGATTCAATAAAAAAATGCTATAATATCAATATGTGGCAGATAATATTTGGCGGAACAAAAAAAGCAAAAAATAGCTCTGTTTTTACAAAAATTATTTTATGGATACTGGCAGGGAGCTGTTCAACCTATATTATTATTGGGCTTCTTATCGGCGTTGCCATAATTGGCGCCATGATAT contains these protein-coding regions:
- the manB gene encoding phosphomannomutase/phosphoglucomutase (converts mannose-6-phosphate to mannose-1-phosphate; the resulting product is then converted to GDP-mannose by ManC which is then used in the synthesis of mannose-containing glycoconjugates that are important for mediating entry into host cells), which encodes MSQTATTAMTPKMIYNIYIFEFNLLISYNIIIEHLILKVNNMLDENIFKAYDIRGVYPDELNEESAKNIGRAFIKYTRAKTVLVGEDARVSTPALRKAILSAIQESGANIIFANQLTTPMFYFAVVDSKVDAGIMITASHNPGKYNGFKMVWGDATPIGEGSGMEEIKKLAIENIEIKKSKNNTPGEITKIDIKEKYIKKILSLVRISEIKSMKISVDAGNGMAGIILPRLLKQLPQLNVENLFFDIDMSFPNHEANPVKEETLKTLKKSIEQSDAHFGVAYDGDADRIGFLDENGEFIRSDFIFCAILPKLLSKYPESAILYDLRCSKILPEEIKRLGGKPLMTRVGHAFIKKQLSASNGAGAAELSSHFYFKDFYGVECSDLMLLYLLIIVSENNKPLSKIIAPFKKYMQSGEINFEVKNKNKKITEIKNKYGKKTKNYSNIDGIRLEFEEDGGLWWWFNVRASNTEPLLRLNIEANNKDLLEKKLAELTEIIEK